ACGTCGCCGTGTAATCAATGTCGTAAACCGTTCCACCGCTGTTGCCCCACACCTTGATGAACGCGACCGTCGGTGTGACTTTTCTGGCCAGAACCGGGCCTTCCAGCCTGGCTGGCGGCGCGACGGGCGGAGGCGTGAACCCGTTCTGCTGCATCAGGTTAGAAAGTTCGTTGACCGGCACAGCGAAGCCGACCGAACTGGCAGCACTACTGGCAATTTTACTGCTGGCAACGCCAATCACCTGACCGGAATCATTGACGATCGGACCGCCACTATTGCCGGGATTAATCGGAGCATCAGTTTGAATATTTTTGCCGTGCTTCGGATGCATCACGATCCCCGCGACCGCTCCTGTGGCCACTTTAATGCCGGTGCCCAGCACGTCCGACATAGGAAACCCGAACGCTCGTACGGTTTCCGCCAGTTGCACTTTGTCCGAATCCGCGAATGTCGAAACCGGTAGTCCGCCGGCTTCGATCTGGATCAGTGCCAGATCCAGCTTACGGTTTTCGACCAGCACTTTGGCGGAGTATTTCTGTTCGCCCAGTGTGACTTCGATTCGCTTCGCACCATTCACCACATGAGCACACGTGGCGATGATTCCGTTGGCCGCCACAACAAAGCCGCTGCCACTGGCTTCCTGTTCGTCTGTGTGTTCCTTCCCGTCCGACACGACCTTGTACGTGCACGTGCCACTGATGTTTTGTTTTGTGCCGCCGTGATCAGCCGCAATCGTCAGTTGATAAACATGTTCCTGACCGGAAGCCCAACGATAAGAAAGCCGATCAGCAGGCGCGACGGCTGCTGGCGCGGGCACGGCGTCGTTCTTCGGCGGTGCAGGTACATCCTGTGCAACGACAGTCGGTGCCTGAGGACGCGGAACAGTATCCTCAGGCGTCACGGCGTTCCCGCGTTCTGTGTCAGGCGCTGCATTTTCAGCCACGTTATTCACAGCAGGCGGCGTGGCCGGTGGTGCCGCTGGTGGTGCCGCTGGTGGTGGCGCCGTCTGAGAAGTCGTCGAAGCGTTGGCGGCTGGCTGAGCAGCAGGTTCGGTTTGAGCGACAGCGGGTTTCGCTGGGGCGTCGTCCTTTAACAGATAGAAGATCGCACTTGGGAAGGCGATGAGTGCAGTCACAATCGCCGCGCCGATCGCCCCTAAAACAATAAAGCTTTCCTTTTTCGCTCGCACGACATCTTCGTCGATATACTCGTCCACCAGTTCGTGGTCGTCGATTGGCCTCGTCGCGCGAGCTGGCTTCGTGCGCGGCGCCGGTGGTGGTGGTTTCTGAGTGCGCCGTGGCTGCGCGGGGCGAGTTTGCGTCGGCCGGGCCGAGCGGTCAGAAGTGGACGGCAGTGACTCGGCGAGGCTGATTTGCTCGTCGCAGCGAGGACAGGCGATTGACGGCTTACGAGTGTTGCTGCGGATTCGCAGTTTCGCAAGACAGCCGGGACATTGGATGACGGTGTGACTCATTCGCAGATTCCCCAGTCTGTAGATGCCACCTGCCGGTTGACACAGTCTCAACTCGAAAGTGATTGGGAGACCTGTCACGCAGCTTACGCATTTGCCCTTCACATCGAATGGGCTAATCCCCCTTGGCGAACGGACCGTTGACATTGTGCGAAGTTTTGCAAGTGCGTGCAACAAATTGCGTCGCGGATTCGATGCCCGTCCGCCCTTCCACAATCTGCGAATAGCAGCGTTCCGACGCTTAAGCCGCGGGAATACGGAGAAGAATCCGCTCCTTCAGCGACAGCAATGTTGCCGGTGGTTTTCGGCGGTCGCACAAACCGTGAGCTGCAGCAAGCCGAAGGGCAACACGTCGTCATCAACTGAACGATGCTGGCACACAAATAGCTTTTCGCTGTCGCCGCACCACCTGTTCCCCGGGACGACCGTTTGCTGACGGCGGAGCGGCGTAATCGGATTGACAGAATCCTCCAGAGGTCGCAATTTCGACACGTGAGTCACAGATCAAAAATGTTTCCGGCGACCAGGCAAGATGCGCGGCGGCAAAAAAAGACCTCCCCAAAAACATCAGGGAGGTCTTCACTTCGAATTCTGGTCGGCCTTGCGGTCATTCCACAGTCAGAGTCCCTGACTGTTCGCCACCACCTTCGTCTGCAGTGGACAGCGCGCTACGGTCGGGAAGTGGTGAAGGATTTTCAGGGCGTTCCACTTCGCCCGCCCCGCCGCACCCGAGGCAACCCACCACCATGAGACTCATCAACAGTAATTTCACACCAGTGACCTTTCGAAAGAGAAGCAGGAATGCAGATACAAAGGGGAAATTAGTATTCGCCGATGACCTCGCCATCCCCCATCGCAGCCAGGTTCCTGTATGTCGTACCGTCAATGTTAGTCGAAATATTTCTGACTGCACCATCGCCCATCGCAAACTGCACGGTTCCTGTGTGGTAGCTGTTAAACTGCCACGGGTTGCCAACCTTTTTCAGGCCCCACGCCGTCACCATGGCTGGCGCGTTGATCCAGTGGAAGTCGACATCTGTTCCGGCAGTGTCAGTTCCAATCGGCGGTGTTTCGTCACCCGTCAATTCACCAAACAGAAGCGTGTTGCTGGTGCCGTCGGTGATGTCACGGAATTTGTACTTCGTACGCTGGCCGAAAACGCCCTTCAGCCGAGCCCAGCTCGCATGCTGTGTAATAGGCCCAAAGTGACCGGCCACTCCGGTGTAGTTGGTCTTGCCCAATCCGTAGTCTGTGCTCCAGTAGGAATAAGTAATCGAACCGCCACTAGCAGTTTGCCAGTAGTGGACGGCGGCCAACGTCCGAGAACTTCGGCCTCCTGCATCAGAAGGACAACTGAAGGCTGGAATCTTCGCCTGAGCAGCCGCCCATGTTGGACCGTCTCCGAAGAACGAACCTTCCACGATATAGTCATCGGCGGTCGTGGACGTGTCGGGGCGGAAGTCGACGCCTTTCCACACTTCCATTTCGTTGTACAGGTTGGCTTGTTCAATCTGCGGCAGCAACTGAGGCAAAGTTCCGTAAAACTGGTGATCGTAGAAGGTCAGATTCTTGGGACCGGAACCGCCGAATGCCACGTCGATTGGTGGCGCGATACCGCCAGCCGGGAAGCGGTTGTACACGTCATGAAAGTTGTGAGCTGCCAACGCAAGCTGCTTCAAATTGTTCTTACACTGCGTCCGGCGGGCCGCTTCGCGAGCCTGTTGCACGGCAGGCAACAACAGCGAAATGAGGATCGCAATAATCGCAATCACAACCAAAAGCTCGATTAGGGTGAACCCGCCACGTGGGGCAGGAGCGGAACGACCGCTCTGCAGTCTCGATCTGTACATCAACCATTTCTCCTTCTGAAAAACTCAGACGCGAATAAAAAAACAAACGTCGGGTCAGATCGTAAGCGGCCAATTTGAGATGCGTAACCCCTTAGACATGCTTAATCTTACATTTTCTTAATATTACTTTTTAAATAACCGCCACAAACGGGTGTAGGAAATGCGCGGGAATCGGAGGACCGAGCCGGTGAGGCTCGCAGCCGTGACACCAACCGAAAAGGAAGAATGCTCGCTCGATATCGGCGCATACGCTCGACGGCGAAGTCGCGCAAAACGTTATGAGGAAACGTTTTAGAATGATCTACAGGATCAGCGGCCACTTTCGAAGCCATGGGGGTGCCCGCACCCGGCTCGACCAATTTGGGTGTGGCAAAAATCAAATAGACATGACGACATGCGGCGGAACGCTGGGTTGCCAGCCGCATTGCGGAGCGCTTCACTGCAATCGGCGAGGTCAGCTCGACATCTCGCCTGCAATCGCGCGGCGCGCAATCATGTGGCCGGAAAACGCGTTGCGACAAGGAAAACGCCCGCGTCTACAATTAAACAACTCAGGCGCGCTGGAGCACCGCCTGGAAGGCTCCGTCAGCCGGTTGACCGGGTAGCTGCAGCTGCTGGCTTTGGACGGTCAGTTCCGGGACAAGACTGGCGACGTTCGCGACCAACTCCGTCGTTTCTTCCGGTTCGATGCTGCACGTGGAATAGACAATTCGACCACCGGGGCGCACGTGGTCCATCGCCGTCAGCAGCAACCTGGTTTGAAGCTGCACCAGTTCCGCCAGTTCGTCTTCTCGGAATCGCCACCGCGCTTCCGGTCGACGCGACAACACGCCCGTGTTGGAACACGGCACGTCTACCAGCACTGCGTCGTACGGGCCGCTGGGAATGTCTTCCCCGTCGCGGCTGATGAGAACCGTTTCGATGCTGCCAAACTGCAGGCGGTTCACGCTTTCCTGAACCCGTCGCAACCGGTGTTCTGATACATCGCACGCGGTGATTTCGGCCGTGTCGCGGCTGAGTTCCGCCAGATGAGTCGACTTGCCTCCCGGAGCTGCGCACAGGTCCAGAATTTTTTCACCAGGTTGAGGAGCCAATAGTTCTGCAGCCAGCATGGCGGATTCATCCTGCACAGACCACCAACCTTCCGCGTAGCCGGGCAGTTCGGTAATGCGAGCGGCATGGGGCAAACGAAGCGACCACGGATTGTGGCCGGGCAACACTTCAACGCCGTGTTCCGTCAATGCAGTCTGCACATGATTGACAGTCGCCGCCACTCGATTGATTCGCAAACACGTTTCGGGAATCTGCAGACTGGCGAAACACGTCGTCAGCAAATCAGACCGTGACAACCGCCCACTCCACCGCCGCGCTAAAGAACGTGGCAACGAGAACACTCGACCAACATATTCCGGAAGGTCGACGGCAGGGTCGGGAAAGATGGCCTGTTCGAGTCGACGATATGTGCCGCCGCTAGTCGGCAACGTGTTTGACGCGGGTTCATCAGTTGTGGCTTCGCCAACAAGTCGAGCCACGTTGCGAAGCACTCCGTTGGCAAATCCGCACCAGCGGCTGCAGCCGATCTGCTTGGCCAGTTCGACTGTGGTATCGACGGCCGCATGTTCCGGGGTTCGCGAGAACACGACCTGAAACACGCCAAGCTGCAGCAGCCGCCACAGGTCCGGTTCGACGTTGGAACGCGGGCGTGAAATCTGTGATTCCAGCAACGTGTCGATCGTGCGACGACGGCGGACGACTCCGGATGCCACGTCCACAGCGAGACCTCGGTCCTGCCCGGAAAGTGCGTGCAACGAATCTGAGTCCGTCAGGATTTCAGACAAAAAACGACCAGTATCGTCGTACCGCTGCAGTGCGAACCAGGCCAGCATTCGTCCGCTGTGAAGGTGGTCTTCCAGCGGCAGCGTTTCCGATGTGTCTGCCGGTTTTGAAGGCCGCCGCGGTTGCCGTCGTTTTTTCCATGCGTTGTTCATGAGACACTCCGCTGGCTGGCAGCCGCCTGGTCTGAGCTATCGCCGGACAGAGTTCCATCGCACAACTGTTGAAGGTCGTCGAAATAGTTTGGATACGTTTTGCTGGTGCAGCCGGGGTCGAGAATGCAAATACCTTTCGCTCTTAATCCGAGCAACGAAAAACTCATTGCCATGCGGTGATCATCGTAAGTATGAATTTCGGCAGGCTGCGGAACACCGGGGAAGATCTTCAAGCCATCGTCAAATTCTTCCGCCTGAATTCCGGCTCGCCGCAGTTCGGTCACGACCGCTGCGATGCGATCCGTTTCTTTGTGTCGCATGTGTCCAACGTTGCGAATCGTTGTTGGCGAATCTGCGAAGCACGCCACCGTGGCCAGTGTTTGAGCCGTATCGCTGATGGCATTCATGTCGATGTCGACGCCGCATAGCGGTTTGCCGGTGACCGTGACGCTGCTGGCATTCCATGTCACTTCGCAGCCCATGCGTTCTAAAGCGGTGGCAAATTCCACGTCGCCCTGTAACGCGTTTTTCGAAAGCCCGTCAACCGTGACGCGTCCACCAGTAACGGCTGCAGCTCCCAGAAAATAGCTCGCGGCCGAAGCATCAGGTTCGATGTCGTACTGTTGAGCCACATATTTCTGCGGCGGTATTTGAAACGACGAGAGGTCATCCGGATGCGAGACGGTGACTCCGAACGCCTTCATCATTTGAATGGTCATGGTGACGTAAGGTTTAGAAACCAATTCGCCTTCCACGTTCAGCGTGACGGGGGCGTCGGCGGCCGGTGCCATCATCAGCAAACTGCTAAGGAACTGGCTGGACAGATTTCCTGCGATGTCGACGGCGCCGCCAAGTCGGTTGTCAGATGCGGAATCGACAATCACCGGCGGGCATTGAGTCGATTGGTCGCGGCACTGTACGTTTGCTCCCAAAGCGTTTAGCGCTGAAACCAAGTCACCGATCGGCCGTTCGCGCATGCGTTCGACGCCGTCCAATTCGTACGGACCGCGTCCCAACGCGCACAGCGACGTGAGAAACCGAATGCTGGTGCCGCTGTTTTCCAACCACAACTCAGCCTTTTCGGCGGGAATCGTTCCGCCACAGCCTTCAACCCTGCACGTGCCGGCCGCGGAATCGTGCTGTACAGCGATGCCGAGGCGATGGAGACTTTCCAGCATGACTTCCGTATCTTTGCTGAACAAAACACCAGTCAATGATGACGTTCCGTTCGCCATTGCCGCGATAATCAACGCGCGATTGGTGATGCTTTTTGAGCCTGGCGGCCGGATCGTCCCGGACACGGGACCGTTCGTCGGCGTAATAAGTCGTGATTCAATCATGCAGGTTCGAAGTGTGTTTAAAGATGAGTGCCATTGCGAAAAGCTGGCTTCGTGAGTCGCCGAACGCGCGTGCAACATAGCCGCGATTCCAGTCCGACTCCACCAGCGATGGCCAACGTTCCCAAGGTCCGCAGAATTGGCACGGTTCGCGCGGCCTCGCAGTAATTCGAACATTCAGCGACCGCTGCGCATCATGAAAATTGCGGCCGGATGGGAATCGTTAAAAAGTACACAGAACATCCATTTTGCTCATTGTGTTCAATTTGCACATTCCCGTATCGTCGTTAAGCTAGGCAGGATATGAAATCGGGGCCTCGACTGTACACAGGCCAGGTAATAAGTAGTCCGCGTTTTGGAAGACGAAGGGGGAATTGAAATGACACGGCTTAAGTTGTCTGTGGCAATGACTGCGATCGCGTTGATGGGCATGAGCTCAAACGTAGAAGCAGGCGGTTTATTCGGTGGCGGCTCATACGGTTCAGCTGGAGGATCACTGGGTTCCTACGGCGGCGGATCGTACGGCAGTGTTGGTGGTTCTTACGGCAGCACAGGCGATTCACACGGTTCGCATGGTTCTTCCGGCGTTTCACGTCGAGAAGCCCGTCGTGCAGCCAAACAAGCGGCATCGCACGGTTCTGATGGTGGATCTTACGGTTCTACCGGAGCTTCATACGGTTCAACGGGAGCTTCTTACGGATCGGGATCTTATGGTTCTGCTGGCTCTGGATCGTACGGTTCTGCTGGTTCAGCGTCCTATGGTTCAACAGGCTCAGCCGGATCCACAGGTTCACGAGTCAAGAAGGTTCGCGTTAAGCGAGTGAAAGTTCGTCGACCTTCGTCGTCACACGGTTCCAGTGGCGGAGCGTCTTCCGGGTCTTACGGATCATCTTCGTACGGCGGCAGCAGCAGCTATGGTAGCGGATCATCTGGCGGCAGCAGCTCTTACGGTGGTGGATCATACGGCGGCGGTTCCTATGGAGCCGGTTCATATGGCGTGTCTGGCAGCTATGGCGGACACTTCCAGGCAGCCACGACGCCTCAGGTTCCTTACCGAGTGGCCGCGGCTCAGCAGCCACGCGTTGCCGTGACAGCAGCACGACCGGTTCAGCAGTTCGCTTATGTTGTTGTGCAGCTGCCTGAAGATGCAACTTTGTATCTCGGCGGTAACCGAACAAACGTCACTGGCGGAGTTCGAAAGTTCAAAATTCCCGTGACACACGCCGGTCAGAGCGTTGCGTACACCGTTCGTGCAGAATTGACTCGCAACGGTCAGGTCTATGTCGCAAAAAGCACAGAACAGCTGGTGGCTGGCAAGACTGTCAGCGTGAAGGTCAACGACGTCGCCGCAGCGGATGTCTCTGTCGCAACTCGTTAATTTGATCGGTTTCAGCTTTGAACGGGCGATTTAGCCAGCAGTTCACAGCTTAAACGCAGCCCAACGAGCCTTCCTGAAATTTCATTTTCGGGAAGGTTTTTTTTTTTGGGGCTCTCCTTAGAACCTCTAACAAAGCCTGTGTGGCCGCGTTGTGACGACAGTGGTCGAGATGCAAGGAAAAGTGACGAGGCGACAAATGTCGTCGAGGAGCGCTGACGCCGCAGATCGGCTGCTGTCGTGGCAACCCTCCGGGCCGTTTGTGGTTCCGCCTCAGGCGGCGTCGTTCGTCGTCGACGACATTTGTCGCCTCCTCCTCACTTCTTGCCTGAAACGAAGCCACAAACGTCGCGGCTCACACAGGTTTTGCTAGGGGTTCTTTAGACCAGACCGCCCGATTTGCCACCGTCGTGCCGAATTTCATGAGGAATAGCCAGCTGCTGCCACGGAAATTGAACCAACAGCGATTCCTGGTTGCGTTCGGCGATTAAGCGATGAAGAATGTCGGCTATGATTGCAGGTTTGAAAAAGGCGGGGTTCGTCGCCCTCAATCTTTGGCTGGTCTTCCACGTGTTCGCGGTGTTCATCGCGCCCGCCGGGATGCCGCCCGCCTCGCCGTTATTGGTGAATGCGTCGCGGATTGCTTTGCCGTACAACCAGGCGTTGTTTCTGAACCACGGGTACCACTATTTCGCGCCGGATCCGGGATCCAGCACGCTGGTGTCGTACCAGATCCCGCAAGCGGGAGATGTGCCGATCAAAGGGCGTTTTCCCGAACCGACGATCTTCCCAAGGTTGCTGTACCATCGCTACTTCATGCTGGCAGAAAATATCCGAGCGTTCCCACCGGAAACTCAGGCTGAGGTCTTTCGTAGCTACGCTCAGCACTTTGCTCAGCAGCACGATGCGTCGCAAATTTCGCTGTCATTCGTGAATCACGCGCCGTCATCGATTGCTCGCATCCAGGCGGGCGGACTCTTGTCTGACCCCGAAATGTACTTTGAAGAACCCATCGGGGACTTCGACTTTTCCGTTTCCGCGGACGACGAAAATTCTGTCTCGCTGCAAGATGCTTCCTTCTAGGACCGTTCAAGGAATTTCACAGTGTTTCGCTCTAACCTTGTTGCGATGCGACTGTTGCCAGTCGTTGCTGTTCTGTTTGTGGGCTGTTCTTCCGGCAAAGACAATCCGGAAGTCACGCTTGAGAAAGCCAACATTCAGTTCACTCGCGGCAACTACGACGACGCGATTCCCATCTACACCAAGGCGGCCGAAAAGCTGCCGGACCGGCCGGAACTGTATTTCAGCCGCGGCCTGTGCTACGAACGTCTGCAGCTTGATCAGAAGGCGTTTGAGGACTATGCCAGGTGCCTTGAGATTGATCCTCAGCACATTGATGCTCGCAATAACAGCGGCGTCGTGTTGGCGAATATGGACCGTTACACAGAAGCGGCCGAGCAGTTTACGATTCTGATCGAACAAATGCCGGACAACGTGCTGGCTTTGCGTAACCGCGGCCTTTGCTATCACGACTTGAAGAAGTTCGACAAAGCGCTGGCAGACTACGACCGCGGCATTGAGATCGCTCCTGACGACGCCGAAACCTGGTTCCAACGCGGCAACGTTCTGCTGGAACAATTAAAGCTGGCGGAAGCGGAAGCGGACTTTACCAAAGCCATCGAACTGCACCCCGAACATTCCAAGGCGTGGATGAATCGCGGCGTCACGCGTTATCAGCTGGGCCACATGGAAGTCGCGATGGAAGACCTTCTGCACGCCCGCGAATTGGATGAAAACATCGTGATTCCGGGCATTAACTGGGTGCAGACTGCTCCAGCGGCGGCTGAAGTCGTGGTCGCTAAGCCGTTGCTGTCGCCTGAAGCGATGTCAGACCGCTGGGACGGCTGCGTCAACTTCGTGTTGCAGCATCTGGCGGAACAAGGTTACTCAGACATCAAAATCACGGACGACCTTCCCGAACACAAATGCGGATTGCTGACCGCGGCTAAGGACGGAAAGTCCTATGAAGTTGTGCTCGCATTCTCGTTCACAGCCGATGCGGATTCGGTGGAGATCCCGGGCCTGGCCACCGTGCCTCAGCCCGATTCGCTGCCCCGCGTTTTGGTGGTTGTTGCGGATTCGAAGACAGACGATTCGGAAACGACCGGCTTTCAAGTGGTCACATTCACAGAAGACTGGAAACCCGCCGCCGACAAGACGGTGCCCGTGCTAAGTCGTTTGAAGTTGACGCCTGAAAAGTAGGTGCGGCGGCTTCAATCGCCTGTGTACTCGCTTAACTGGTTAAGGTATTCATCCGGAATCGGGATCGACGTCAGGCCTTGTTCGGTGACCGTGCAGGAGACGGTCTTCATGGTGCCTTTTGCCACGGGGCGGCCGTCGATTGAGAAGTGGACGTCGTAGGTCAGGGACTTAACGCCGATCCGCTGCAGCATGAGCTTCACTGTGAGCACGTCCCCGTATCTGGCTGGCGATTCGAAGCGGCAGCCGGCAGAAACTCGCGGCCAGCCAATAGTGGCCCCGCCCTCTTGCGGGTTGACGATCGTCAGGCCCAGAGATCGGAAGAATTCGTGCTCTGCCTGCTCCATCCACTTATAAAAGTTGGAAAAGTGGACGATTCCGGCCATGTCGGTTTCGCAGAATTCAACGCGCCGTGTCGTTTCGAAGAATGATGCCATCGTAGTGGGGTGTCTCTGGTTGCCTACAAATTGTGATGGCGGCTGATTTTCCTCAACCGCTGCAGCATGATAGAGTCCGTCGCTTTAAGAACCCATCCGAAAACCTGGGAGAGCCACGACGTTTGTGGTTTCGCCTCAGGCAGGCAGTGAGGATGAGGCGACAAATGTCGTCGACTCGTCATTCTTCCTTGTATCTCGACCACTGGCGTCACAACGTGGTCGCCCCGGGTTTTCGGATAGGTTCGGATTGCCACTACGCACCGCTACGGTCACACGGATGTTGCTCGCACGAGTCAGTTTTATTCATCAATTCGAACACGAAGAATTCGAACTCGCCGACGCCGCCGTTCGTTATTTGGGGGCTCTGCTACGCAACGGGCAGATCTGCGGCGAATACGTCACCGGTTGGTCGGAAGGGATTTTTCAGGCCTACGTCCGGCTGTCTCATCGCACCGCAATCGAAGAACGATATCTGTCAGAAGATGGCCGATCCTGCCTGACGATGGTGCAACATCAATTCGGCTGCGATCCGGTTTGGGAAATTCTGGACGACAACAAGTCGGTTCGCGTTCCCACACTGAAGTCTGCGTCGTCGTTGTACCTTTTTACTCATGGCCTGGACGCCGACAGCCCCGTCAACCACGGCGATCGTGGTTCCGGAATTCCACTGCATCTGTTGCCGATCGACGATCAACTGCGATCTGAACTGTTTGGCTGGGCGGAAACGTATTCCGATCTGGATCGTGTCTGGTTTCGTACGGCCGCTTTGGAATTGCCCACGTATCAGCAACTGGCCGACCTGAACAGTGAACTGTCGACGCATGGCCGTGACCTGTGTCGGCAGCTGGAAGTAGCAACCGGCAAACCGACGTTCTATTATCTGATCCGCCATTGGGGCGATCTGGCGGTCGAAAACAACAGACTTTGTCCTGGCTGCGGAAAGACGTGGCTGCAGCCGGACAGCCCGATGCCGTCGAATATCCCGTTTCACAAATTTCACTTTCGCTGCCACGATTGCCGCCTGGTGTCTCATCGAGCCGTCTGTTTCGAAGCGGACGGCCATCCGGAAATCGGTGCGTGGCAACCACCAGAAAACACATAGTGGCCCGGCTTTCTGAGTCGAGCACAACACAACACAGTCTGGCACAACACGACACAACACGACACAACACGACACAACACAACACAACACAGCACGACACGACACGACACAGCACAGCACAGTCTGGCACTCCTCGTTTGGGACTGGGTTCAGTCCGACTCGGAGAGTCGGGCCACAATAGTCTGACTCCGAGAGCTGCGGGGGCCAGGGCGCGCACCTGGCCTCTGACGTATTCAAGAAACACCTCACTCACATGCCCGACCTTCGATTTGCCATTTTGGGCACTGCCAAAATCGCTCGCACCGTTGCGCCGAAGATTCAGTCGGCGGATGGTGCAAGTCTGGTCGGCGTCGCCAGCCGCAGTGCTGAGAAAGCGGCCGCGTTCGCGGATGAATTCCAAATTCCCAAAGTCTTCGACAGCTACCAGGCAGCTCTTGACGATCCCGATGTTGACGCGGTCTATATCCCCCTGCCTCCATCCCTGCACCTGGAATGGACCGAAAAAGCGGCGGCCGCTGGCAAGCATGTGCTGTGCGAAAAGCCGCTGGCCCGTAACGTGGCCGAAGTGGATCAGATGATCGCAGCGTGCCGGCGGCACAACGTCGTGCTACTGGATGGCGTGATGTGGTACCACACTCCGCGAGCCACCGCGGTGCGAGAGGTCGTTGCCAGCGGGCAGTTTGGTGAGCTGCGTCAATTGACGTCGGTGTTCACGTTTCGCTGGGACACGATGCCCATGGACAACCTGCGACTGCACCGCGACATGGGCGGCGGCGCGTTGCTGGATCTCGGCTGGTACTGTGTCGGAGTGACTCTGCTACTGTTTGACGAACTGCCGCAAAAGGTGTTCGCGAAGGCCAATTGGTGCAACGATGTCGACACACGGAT
This DNA window, taken from Fuerstiella marisgermanici, encodes the following:
- a CDS encoding Zn-ribbon-containing protein → MLLARVSFIHQFEHEEFELADAAVRYLGALLRNGQICGEYVTGWSEGIFQAYVRLSHRTAIEERYLSEDGRSCLTMVQHQFGCDPVWEILDDNKSVRVPTLKSASSLYLFTHGLDADSPVNHGDRGSGIPLHLLPIDDQLRSELFGWAETYSDLDRVWFRTAALELPTYQQLADLNSELSTHGRDLCRQLEVATGKPTFYYLIRHWGDLAVENNRLCPGCGKTWLQPDSPMPSNIPFHKFHFRCHDCRLVSHRAVCFEADGHPEIGAWQPPENT
- a CDS encoding Gfo/Idh/MocA family protein; its protein translation is MPDLRFAILGTAKIARTVAPKIQSADGASLVGVASRSAEKAAAFADEFQIPKVFDSYQAALDDPDVDAVYIPLPPSLHLEWTEKAAAAGKHVLCEKPLARNVAEVDQMIAACRRHNVVLLDGVMWYHTPRATAVREVVASGQFGELRQLTSVFTFRWDTMPMDNLRLHRDMGGGALLDLGWYCVGVTLLLFDELPQKVFAKANWCNDVDTRMNAFLWFADDKVATIECGFDTVRRRWFEIAGATGALVCDDFTRPWKPEKPRFWTHDSDGKSTEHVIHHKPQEECMIEAFCELVRTNAVEHPWLTLSRNTQHVCDALDQSARTGTVTEIEYPLTTQKAKP
- a CDS encoding acyl-CoA thioesterase, whose product is MASFFETTRRVEFCETDMAGIVHFSNFYKWMEQAEHEFFRSLGLTIVNPQEGGATIGWPRVSAGCRFESPARYGDVLTVKLMLQRIGVKSLTYDVHFSIDGRPVAKGTMKTVSCTVTEQGLTSIPIPDEYLNQLSEYTGD